In Flavobacterium cerinum, one genomic interval encodes:
- a CDS encoding DUF1573 domain-containing protein has protein sequence MKKLLGLVAVLAFSVASYAQKGPKIEFKAKDNTIDYGIVTKEGDNGIRSFEFKNTGDAPLIISNVQSTCGCTVPSKPTEPIMPGKMGKIDVKYNMNPGKISKTITVESNAVNYEGGKVALRIKGEVVVKQETGVLEKPKATPQS, from the coding sequence ATGAAAAAATTATTAGGATTAGTTGCAGTATTAGCATTTAGTGTTGCTTCATATGCTCAAAAAGGACCGAAAATCGAATTTAAAGCAAAAGACAATACTATCGACTACGGTATCGTAACCAAAGAGGGCGATAATGGTATCCGTTCTTTCGAATTTAAAAACACTGGTGATGCTCCTCTAATTATTTCCAATGTACAATCTACTTGCGGATGTACAGTACCTTCCAAGCCTACTGAACCGATTATGCCTGGTAAAATGGGGAAAATTGATGTTAAATACAACATGAACCCTGGTAAAATCAGCAAAACCATTACAGTAGAATCCAATGCAGTGAACTATGAAGGTGGAAAAGTAGCTTTACGTATTAAAGGAGAAGTAGTTGTAAAACAGGAAACAGGTGTTCTTGAAAAACCAAAAGCAACACCGCAATCGTAA
- a CDS encoding PDZ domain-containing protein translates to MRLIIFFLLILYPAILPAQEGFQWRSPKDKIVIPFVFVDNLIIIPVEINNAKLNMLLDSGSEPSLIFSFPQNDTIQLYNTKKIRISGLGSEEVAEGLLSQKNRLSVSEYVDTNFEILVILDEKLNFSSRIGIPVNGILGYSFFRNHLVEIDYQKKKITLYKNNDLLKKRRIKSFTAIPLDIVNGRPYINVNARLDEKEFQLKLLMDTGLTDGLWLFEDDKIKCNDKYFEDVLGEGIGGTIYGKKSRLSEITTAHFRFKEPLVSYPDTTSYKQLSIIKNRNGSLGGEILKRFNLIVDYGGKQLLVKKNKMFDDPFLYNMSGIEVQHNGVQWVQELKSEGNRNQPVGAVNIDDIVFDNSSFKYKFTLKPVFEIASVRKGSPAEEAGLKAGDKILRIERKNVYNLTKQRINELLQVEANKTVRIEVEREGKVLEYKVLIKKIF, encoded by the coding sequence ATGCGATTAATTATCTTCTTCTTATTAATCCTGTATCCAGCTATACTCCCGGCACAAGAGGGGTTTCAATGGCGTTCCCCTAAAGATAAGATTGTTATACCGTTTGTTTTTGTTGACAATCTGATCATTATTCCGGTAGAAATTAACAACGCAAAATTAAATATGCTATTGGACTCCGGTTCTGAACCCTCTCTTATTTTTAGTTTCCCGCAAAATGATACCATACAACTTTACAATACGAAGAAAATAAGAATTTCAGGTTTAGGAAGTGAAGAAGTAGCAGAAGGTTTGCTTTCCCAAAAAAACAGATTGAGTGTTAGTGAGTATGTTGATACCAATTTTGAAATTCTTGTCATTTTAGATGAAAAGCTGAATTTTTCTTCCCGGATCGGAATCCCGGTAAATGGAATTTTAGGATATTCTTTTTTTAGAAATCATCTTGTTGAAATCGATTATCAAAAGAAAAAAATTACGCTGTATAAAAACAACGATTTATTGAAAAAACGCCGTATAAAATCGTTTACCGCCATTCCGTTGGATATAGTAAACGGAAGGCCTTACATTAATGTTAACGCAAGACTGGATGAAAAAGAATTCCAGCTAAAGTTATTAATGGATACCGGGTTAACCGACGGATTATGGTTGTTTGAAGATGATAAAATTAAATGTAACGATAAATATTTTGAAGATGTTTTGGGAGAAGGCATCGGAGGAACTATTTATGGAAAAAAATCAAGACTATCCGAAATTACTACAGCACATTTCCGGTTTAAAGAACCATTGGTGTCATACCCGGATACGACTTCATACAAACAGCTAAGCATCATCAAAAACCGAAACGGTTCGTTAGGAGGTGAAATTTTAAAGCGATTTAATTTGATAGTAGATTATGGCGGTAAGCAGCTCCTGGTAAAGAAAAATAAAATGTTTGACGATCCCTTTCTGTATAACATGTCGGGGATTGAAGTTCAGCATAATGGTGTTCAGTGGGTACAGGAACTCAAAAGTGAAGGCAATAGAAATCAGCCGGTCGGAGCCGTTAATATCGATGATATTGTATTTGATAATTCCAGTTTTAAATACAAGTTTACTTTAAAACCGGTTTTTGAAATCGCAAGTGTCCGTAAAGGTTCGCCGGCTGAGGAAGCCGGATTAAAAGCGGGTGATAAGATTCTTCGGATTGAACGTAAAAATGTCTATAACCTCACAAAACAACGGATTAACGAACTGTTACAGGTAGAAGCGAATAAAACGGTTCGAATTGAAGTAGAACGAGAGGGAAAGGTACTGGAATATAAAGTGTTGATCAAAAAAATATTTTAA
- a CDS encoding pyridoxal phosphate-dependent aminotransferase, translating into MPKVSLKGQQMPESPIRKLVPYAEIAKKKGHKVYHLNIGQPDIKTPEVALNAVKNADITVLEYSHSAGFESYRNKLSQYYREHGLPIDTADIIITTGGSEALLFAMGSTMDTDDEIIIPEPFYANYNGFSTASGVKVVPVISTIETGFALPPISDFEKLITPKTKAILICNPGNPTGYLYSKEEIMQLAELVKKHDLFLIADEVYREFTYDGDKHYSVMNIEGLEQHAIMIDSVSKRYSMCGARIGCIVSKNKEVMATAMKFAQARLSPPTFAQIASEAALETPQSYFDDVITEYKDRRDTLIAELNKIEGVTVATPKGAFYCIAKLPIQNADNFAQWLLESYDLNGETVMVAPAAGFYSTPNVGLDEVRIAYVLKKEDLIQSVRILKEALHTYNNK; encoded by the coding sequence ATGCCTAAAGTTTCATTAAAAGGGCAACAGATGCCTGAATCGCCAATCCGAAAATTGGTTCCTTATGCAGAAATTGCGAAAAAGAAAGGTCATAAAGTTTATCATTTAAATATTGGCCAACCGGATATTAAAACGCCTGAAGTAGCCTTAAACGCTGTAAAAAATGCTGATATAACCGTATTAGAATACAGTCACTCAGCAGGATTCGAAAGCTACCGCAATAAACTTTCTCAATATTACCGCGAACACGGACTTCCTATTGATACTGCTGATATTATCATCACGACAGGCGGATCTGAAGCTTTGTTATTTGCAATGGGAAGTACTATGGATACGGATGACGAGATTATCATTCCGGAGCCTTTTTATGCCAACTATAATGGCTTTTCAACTGCATCCGGCGTTAAAGTTGTACCGGTTATTTCTACTATTGAAACCGGATTCGCTTTACCTCCTATCAGCGATTTCGAAAAACTGATCACTCCAAAAACCAAAGCAATTCTTATCTGTAATCCGGGAAATCCTACCGGTTATTTATATTCTAAAGAAGAAATCATGCAATTGGCTGAATTGGTAAAAAAACATGATCTTTTCCTTATTGCGGATGAAGTATATCGTGAGTTTACCTATGACGGAGATAAACACTATTCTGTAATGAATATTGAAGGATTGGAACAGCATGCTATTATGATTGATTCCGTTTCTAAACGCTATAGTATGTGTGGTGCACGAATTGGTTGTATTGTTTCCAAAAACAAGGAAGTAATGGCTACGGCTATGAAATTTGCTCAGGCGCGTTTAAGTCCTCCGACATTTGCGCAAATAGCAAGTGAAGCTGCTTTAGAAACACCGCAAAGCTATTTTGATGATGTTATCACAGAATACAAAGATCGTAGAGATACTTTGATCGCCGAGTTAAACAAAATTGAAGGTGTTACCGTTGCTACGCCAAAAGGAGCCTTTTATTGTATTGCTAAATTGCCTATTCAAAATGCCGATAATTTTGCACAATGGTTATTGGAAAGCTACGATTTAAACGGTGAAACTGTTATGGTTGCACCGGCAGCCGGTTTTTATTCTACACCAAATGTAGGCCTTGACGAAGTTCGTATTGCTTATGTATTGAAAAAGGAAGATTTAATACAGTCGGTAAGAATTCTTAAAGAAGCTTTACACACTTACAACAATAAGTAA
- a CDS encoding valine--tRNA ligase encodes MTIPAQFDAKAVEQKWYDYWMKNNYFHSEPDHRTPYTIVIPPPNVTGVLHMGHMLNNTIQDVLIRRARLRGFNACWVPGTDHASIATEAKVVAKLKAEGINKNDLSRDEFLEHAWEWTNKYGGVILDQLKKLGASCDWERTKFTMDPDMSASVIRTFVDLYNKGLIYRGYRMVNWDPEAKTTLSDEEVIYEERQGKLYHLRYQIEDSNEYVTIATTRPETILGDTAICIHPDDERYFHLKGKKVIVPICNRVIPIIFDEYVDMEFGTGCLKVTPAHDVNDKELGEKHNLEIIDIFNEDATLNSFGLHYEGKDRFVVREEIAKELETLGAMVKIETHINKVGTSERTKAVIEPRLSDQWFLKMTELVKPAIKAVLETEEVKLYPNRFNNTYRHWMENIRDWNISRQLWWGQQIPAYYYGDGKEDFVVAENKADALTLAKQKSGNQILTENDLTQDVDALDTWFSSWLWPISVFGGIMDPENPEYKYYYPTNDLVTGPDILFFWVARMIIAGYEYAGEKPFTNVYLTGLVRDNQRRKMSKSLGNSPDPLDLIEKFGADGVRVGLLLSASAGNDILFDEELCNQGKGFTNKVWNAFRLIKGWEVSDIAQPDAAKAAIEWYEAKLQKTLAEIEDHFEKYRISDALMAIYKLVWDDFCSWFLEMIKPGYQQPIDKITFEKAIEMLEANLKLLHPFMPFLTEEIWQHITERTEKEALIIAEWPKAKAYDEALIQDFDFATEVISGIRTIRKDKNIPFRDEIALKVINNEKATTSFDAVIQKLGNISTLEYVTEKVDGALSYRVKSNEYFVPITGNINVEEEIAKLTEELNYTKGFLKSVQAKLSNEKFVGSAPEKVVAMERQKEADALAKIATIEQSLMSLK; translated from the coding sequence ATGACAATTCCAGCTCAATTTGACGCCAAGGCAGTAGAACAGAAATGGTATGACTACTGGATGAAAAACAATTATTTCCACTCGGAACCGGATCACAGAACGCCGTACACAATTGTAATTCCTCCACCAAACGTCACCGGGGTACTGCACATGGGGCACATGCTGAATAATACTATTCAGGATGTATTGATTCGTCGCGCTCGTTTGAGAGGATTCAACGCTTGTTGGGTTCCGGGTACGGATCATGCTTCCATCGCTACCGAGGCTAAAGTTGTAGCCAAATTAAAAGCAGAAGGGATCAATAAAAATGATCTTAGCCGTGATGAATTTTTAGAACATGCCTGGGAATGGACCAATAAATATGGTGGTGTAATCCTGGATCAGCTAAAAAAACTGGGGGCTTCCTGCGATTGGGAACGAACTAAATTTACAATGGATCCGGATATGTCCGCTTCAGTAATTCGTACGTTTGTCGATTTATATAATAAAGGATTGATTTATAGAGGTTACCGAATGGTAAACTGGGATCCGGAAGCAAAAACAACCTTGTCTGACGAAGAAGTAATTTACGAAGAACGTCAGGGGAAATTATATCATTTAAGATACCAGATTGAAGATAGTAATGAATATGTAACCATTGCGACAACACGTCCGGAAACTATTTTAGGTGATACCGCAATTTGTATCCATCCGGATGACGAACGTTATTTCCATCTTAAAGGGAAAAAAGTAATTGTTCCGATCTGTAATCGTGTAATCCCGATTATTTTTGATGAATATGTAGATATGGAATTCGGTACCGGTTGCCTGAAAGTAACACCGGCTCATGATGTTAACGATAAAGAACTGGGTGAAAAACATAATCTGGAAATCATCGATATCTTTAATGAAGATGCGACTTTAAACTCGTTCGGATTGCATTATGAAGGAAAAGACCGTTTTGTAGTTCGTGAAGAAATCGCCAAAGAATTAGAAACATTGGGTGCTATGGTAAAAATAGAAACCCACATAAATAAGGTAGGAACTTCCGAAAGAACAAAAGCGGTTATCGAACCGAGATTATCGGATCAATGGTTCCTGAAAATGACAGAATTGGTTAAACCGGCTATCAAAGCGGTATTGGAAACGGAAGAAGTAAAACTGTATCCGAACCGTTTTAATAATACCTACCGTCATTGGATGGAGAATATCCGTGATTGGAATATTTCACGTCAGCTATGGTGGGGACAACAAATCCCGGCGTACTATTACGGTGACGGAAAAGAAGATTTTGTTGTAGCCGAAAATAAAGCGGATGCATTGACTTTAGCCAAACAAAAATCAGGAAACCAAATATTAACGGAGAATGACCTGACTCAGGATGTGGATGCATTGGATACATGGTTCTCTTCCTGGTTATGGCCGATATCGGTTTTCGGAGGAATTATGGATCCCGAAAACCCGGAATATAAATATTATTATCCGACTAATGATTTAGTGACCGGACCGGACATCTTGTTTTTCTGGGTTGCCAGAATGATCATTGCAGGTTACGAGTATGCGGGAGAAAAACCGTTTACAAATGTATACCTGACCGGATTGGTACGTGATAACCAACGAAGAAAAATGTCTAAGTCGTTAGGGAATTCACCGGATCCGCTGGATTTGATCGAGAAATTCGGTGCCGACGGTGTTCGTGTTGGATTATTACTAAGTGCTTCGGCCGGAAATGATATCTTGTTTGACGAAGAATTATGTAATCAAGGGAAAGGTTTTACGAATAAAGTGTGGAATGCCTTCCGTTTGATTAAAGGATGGGAAGTGAGTGATATTGCACAACCCGATGCGGCTAAAGCAGCGATCGAATGGTATGAGGCAAAATTGCAAAAAACGCTTGCAGAAATTGAAGACCATTTCGAAAAATACAGAATTTCGGATGCTTTAATGGCAATTTATAAACTGGTATGGGATGACTTCTGTTCGTGGTTCCTGGAAATGATTAAACCGGGTTACCAACAACCAATCGATAAAATTACTTTTGAGAAAGCAATCGAGATGTTGGAAGCAAACCTGAAATTGTTGCATCCGTTTATGCCGTTTTTGACAGAGGAAATCTGGCAGCATATTACTGAGCGAACAGAAAAAGAAGCCTTGATCATTGCAGAATGGCCAAAAGCGAAAGCGTATGATGAAGCCTTGATTCAGGATTTTGATTTCGCAACGGAAGTAATTTCGGGTATTCGTACAATTCGTAAAGACAAAAATATTCCGTTTAGAGATGAAATTGCGCTTAAAGTAATCAATAATGAAAAAGCGACGACTTCTTTTGATGCGGTTATTCAGAAATTAGGAAATATCAGCACATTGGAGTATGTGACGGAAAAAGTTGACGGAGCATTATCGTATCGCGTAAAGTCAAACGAGTATTTTGTCCCGATCACCGGAAATATCAACGTAGAAGAAGAAATTGCTAAGTTGACAGAAGAGTTGAATTATACAAAAGGATTCCTGAAATCAGTTCAGGCTAAATTGTCTAATGAAAAATTCGTTGGTTCTGCACCGGAAAAAGTAGTGGCTATGGAACGTCAGAAAGAAGCCGATGCATTGGCAAAAATTGCTACAATCGAACAAAGTCTGATGAGTTTAAAATAA